The genomic window ATATGGAAATGTTGTCATGCAGCTGGTGTTGATCTTGTAACAATCACTATCTACACTTTTTAGCCTTGAATGTGGATATTATTGAGATGAGTTAGGCAcaaagcagtgttttttttaaatttgaagtaACGTGAAGGATTAGTGACAAAAATGGAGGCCGACGACTTCTTTCAATCTTAGTGAGTATTAACATTCAGTAAAATAATTAAACGTTGGCACGATTATGTGTTTTACAGTGCAGCGGTATTTCttggaaatgtttaaacatAAGTAAAAATGTTACGCTGGTGAGTAAAAGTCATGAGTGGTGCTCACTGTCTGTGTCGAACCCTCTCATAAAAGGTGACAATCAAATATGAAATGGTGAGACTTGCAGGTTCATCTCTGTGCACTCGTGATGTTGATGGGGATGCGGTCTACAGGATGAGAGTGACTGGGCAGAGATGAGGTTCTGAAAGTAGGAGAACTGACAGACACTGGGACAGACAAGGTCTCCAGGTCGGCTCTGAACTGGTGGAACAGCAGAGCGAGATacaggacaggacagggagTTAACAATCATAATGAACTGTACGTCTAAGCCAGAGGCCATTACTGGAACATAAAGtcgtacgcacacacacctcctcttcctctgaacTGTCATGGTCATGGTAGCCCTGGGCTATGGAGGCGGTCAGGGAGGCTGCCTTTGGCTCCAGGTAGCAGAGGCACAGCGCCagggggaaggagagggtgagagcgTAAGGGACGGAGAAGGATGTggagagcaggaagaaaaagatgaagaggaagcagGGGATGAGTGACGGTGACTTAATGGGGAGGAAGTTCTGCGCACACTCAGGGAGGAAGCGCATCTCTGACAGATCGGGGAAGGTGAGGTAGCCGTCCTCATCCAGCATGGAGGACAGGTCAGGCAGGTgcagggagaaggagaagagcgTACCGCCGCGGCTCTTGCCCTGCTCCAGCCTCTGCTTTCGGGCCGAGAGCAGCAGCGCCTGCTCCTGCAGCAGGGCAGCTTTGCGATCAGCATGGGCTTGCCGGCGGCGGCACCCATTGCCGTTCTTGGCTGGACTGACTGATGAGGCTCGTTTTCGTACATTCTCCCTGCGCCTCCGCCGCACTTTAGTTGATGAAACAGGTGATGAGGGGAGTGAGAGCTCGGAGCGGAGAGGGTCAGTTGTGTATACACAGGGAGAGTACTGACGGAGGGTAATGTCAACGAAGGGATGACGTGTGTGTAAATGGAGAGGAGCGAAAGGGGAAGGGGGCGAATACGCATGAGCACACACGAGTATAGTGTGGGGTCAAAGGAaggacaagaaaagaaaagctaatTAGTAAAGCGCACACAAGATGAAAGCACTTAGGCCTAGCCTACTGCAGAGGGTTAAGCTGAAAGCAACTAGGAAATTCTATTCAGCCATTACGTTATTAAAGAAAGTttattaaggaaaaaaaaaacaactaaaatctCAAAAAGGATTAAAAAGAGTTGCAGCAGCTTCTCAGGATCATGATCCGTCTCTCTTTGAAAATCCAAGGGCATATTTACCAATATTACCGCTCTTTGAgccaaatacaaaaacacttcAAAGCCTCTGAAAGGTTCTTTAATCTGAATGAAACGCAGCTCTGACTGCGCTGAAGGTGTCTGTACACAGTGGATTACCTTTGTGTCATGTCTGAGCGGTGTCGTGGCAGTGGGCTCCAGTGTGTCCGCTTCATCCATCGCAGTGTCTTCCTGCTCCgccttctcttcctctgctttcttCTCGGTTGTTACCGTGGTGATAATGTCCCCCTTGGCAATGACTTTGGCTGCCCCATCAGCTGCAGTGTCCTTCATCAAAGTCTCGTGGTTCTCCATAATGGGAGCTGAAAGCCAGAGGACAAAGATGGATGTGAGGGGCCAGAATATTTTTATAGACACTGAGGGTCCGAGGAAAATCTGCGAGCAGGGAAATAAAAGGTTTGATTTGCTCCTGCACATTGATGTTATGAGGTCCTGTGACTTTGTCGCTTAACTACATAAGTGTACTAGATGTTTTAGCTTTGCCAGCTTTCATTTTTCTTGCTTCCtgtttaaagaaacagaaaagtctCACTTTTAACAAAGAAcatttgatgttgttttattgtgcaggtgACAGAAACAGGGTTTCTGCTCTAAACAAACTGGATAACTAAACAAAAGTCCTGGAGTTGACACCATTTCAACTCTGATGGCACTTGTGGCCagtcaatgaaaacacaaccacaaacagcTCCTCACCTCCATCTAAGCTGAGGGACATGTTGTAGCGTTTGCTGGCTGAGCGCTCAAACAACGGAGCAGGTCTGATGATTTGGGAGCTGGCTCTGCGGGTCTGAGCCTGCGTTCTGCCACTGTAGCGAAACTTGGAACCGAGGCTCAGGAACTTCTTCGGAGGTGCCTCTGGGGACACGAGCCTGTCGCCAGTTACAAACACTCACATTaatcaacaagaaaacaaaacatcaattTAAGCTGCACACTTTGAAAAGAATTAGAACGCCTTCTAATTTGAATACTCTCCAGAGAGCCTTTGGGCTTGACTCGCTACACAAAAGAACCCAGGAGACCAATTTTTGCCTTAAGCAGCACAAAGCTACTCTGCATGTTGTCCAAATGACAAGAGCTACTAACAAACTGAGCACAGTTCCACTAAATCAAGCATTTGAGGTGGTTATCAGTTCATTTATGTTTGCATGGCTGGCAAGGTCACTTTAATGAAACAATAGCAAAGAGCTGGGGAAACAAAGAAGCTTCTGTTTGACGAGTCCAATAAGTCAAaattcttttccttttctacaAAGGCAGATTTTCAATCATCATCCACTTTAGGGAGGAATAAAATCCAACCTTTTATCTTAAATTACAAACCTTCTGCTATGTGAGAAACAGTTTCCTCGTTTATGTCTTACCTGAAAAAGGTATGATGTTCAACACAGACCTTCCACAGCCTTTTGGCAGCGCGATGATTTGGAAGCTTGAAACCGATTGTGCTTTCAAACTGTTCAAACTGCAACACAGATTAAACACTGTAGTCAGATTCTCTTACTCTGAACTTTCCTGTAAATACATCCATCTAATCTATCTTTTTAAATTAACTATCACGAATGTCCTCTTTACCTCGCCGGGTCGGATTTTAATGTAGAAATTGTTCCTCTTGTAGGAGATCTTGAGGATTTTGGGCCAGGCGAACCTGTTGATCCGCAACCGGTCTCTGTAGATGAGGAGGCCACTTGCACAAACGCCCAGCATGATCTCCACACCCTCCGAGTCCTGCAGACAttaacagagacacacacaaaaaaataacaaagaaaatgcacaaaaaagaaaattagttTAGTGAATCTCCTTATTAATGTGTAACGTTGGTAGAGTAACACTGAATCCCTGACAAAGGAGAAGCTTAAGAACAACAAtgctcttcttctcctgttctGCTAAAGATAAGCTCGTATTCGACAAACTCTAAGGTGTATGGAGGTTTTCGGGAGCCCGGGCACAGCAGGGTTATGTAGACTTGAACAGAGCTAACTTGTGATAAGAGAAGGGTAAAGCAGGCAGGTGATGAAATAATGAGTTCAGGCATACTCTAATCTTCTCTATGCAggctgtgttgctgttgaaCGGTGATTCAAAAGGGGCACAAAGTGAGTGAGAGTTGGCAAAAGCGACAGTGAAGTCTTGGGAAATGGTGGATGAGGCACAAAATGATGCTCTTCACTGCAGAAGCATGAGATGAGCAGGTGAAACCAGTGATAAAGGTTTGAAGAGGGAGGCTCTGGCCCCAAGCAGGAACAACCAGTCTAAAATAACAATGGGATGTTGAAAGTGACAAATTTGTATGTAACCATGcacgagaaaaaaaacacacacacgcactcacacacttgGGTAAGCACATGGGATGCAGCCTCTTACCTCTCCCAAAGCTGGAGCCAAGCTTTCATAGAGACTCCCTACCAACTTTGCATttaatgagagaggagagaagacaaaAGAGGGATGCTGGTCTGATATGTACATATTTTTCTCGTGAATCAAAACGGTGTCTCATAGAAGCAACGCTGAGCATTGTCGTCGACTCAGTTTGATCAAGGCCGCTTCCTCGTCTCTGTCATCTCCTCCATTCTGATCTAAATCTGCAAAGGCAATATCCTCCCCATCACTCACATCTACACCCATTTTGACTTTCAAAGCGCTTTGGATAACAGATTCATATCAAGACTGATGactgtaattttcttttatGATGACAGTGGTCCTGCTGTCACATTTCAGCTCTCTCTTTACTGCCTGTGTTCTAATGAAGTGTTTGATCCCATCTGGCTGGCACACTAGacgaaaaaaagaaagaagccgAGCTGGGCTCTAGATCCCACCCCATCCCGCCCCTTTCTCCCCCTACTCTTTAGCCCCAGATCCACGGAGGTAGAAGTGAAATAATGTCAGTCAATCTGTGGTGCAGCAGAGGCGTTTCTGTGACAGCCATGATGTTTCTGAAGCAGCGGTGCTGTGGTGGAAAGCGTCGCTACTGACTGCATGATTGCGATGTGTTAGATTGCATAGAGAGAATACAAAACATATTCATCAGATTACTTGAAAACATCTTAATGCAGCTCGGAGGCACTGACTGTTTCTGGAGACATTAggttaacaaataaaaagatacCACTCACGATTTTTATGGTTGATATAAAGCTGCAcccagcagctggttagcttagcttagcataaatgCTGGAGACAGGCAATGTTATTTAATTTTAGGAACTGTTTTGATAAACTTTATACAAGCAGTTAAAAGTTCATATGACGTGTTACCTTGGCGTGGTGGAGGTCCACACCATACATGGACAACTTCTTGGCGTTTTCCAGGAAGTGTATCTCCGCTTCGGCCGGTGTCATCCCCCTGATAAAGACGGAACCAACCAGACATTAGGAGTCAACAAATTGAGACAAGAAGAAAGATTTGATGCTTTCAGACCAAAGTTATACTCAAGACCAGTCCTGTGAGATCTGAACAGGGATACTTCACAGATTTATTGTATAAAAGCTTTCAGGGAAATGGTTGCTTTTATGGATGCTTTCAACTGAAGCGACACAGATAACCGTGAGTGCATCCATTTTTAGCATAGAGGCCTTCGGGGAAACTCTAATCCTGGCACTGTCATAGCCTCGCTCCACCCACAGGGCGAGACAGGACTGCATTAAATTACACACAAATCACTGTAATACAGAGAGAACAAGGGGCTCAGACAAAAGGACAGCCAGCTGGAACCattaataagaaaacacaaatccagTGTCTACAGACGTGTTGCCTTTCAAAGAATATTATTAATCTTTAATGTGACTCAAGTTAACCGGACTGACTAAAGGTTTTAAAGTTAAAAGaacctgaaaaaaacattttccaaacctGCATCAAAATATGAGCAACAGGCTTTAGTGGGAATTTTCTGCTGAAGTTAGatgtgttcttttattttttcatacgaTAAACAGTTTCTCATTTAGAGGGTTTGTGCACAAATCAAAGTTTAGAAACATTCAAATCTGAGTGAAGAAATTTGTTTGGTTGTATTTCAGGCCACTTTCAATCAAATCTGATTACAACTAGAGCCTTGCTGATAAATCGGTTCAGTCATtgtgaaaacctttattttacacaGATAAACAATATATCAAAgatttgcatttatatttgtactgtagattaaaaaaaaacatgtttattttcttaattcaagatctatatatttggttgtatttgtgttttctttatatttctaGTCTGGTTTAGTTTGTggttaaacagtaaaatatcaagcctcaattccATTTCTTCATatatttcccttttcttttttatatacatatgtgtTAGAAATATTTTACTCCCATATTTTACTTGAATATCTGGCTCTGAAAAATCTATAAAATTAAAACCTCACTTAAAGTAAAGATTAGATGTTTTTGAttatacaaaaaacaaatctttaccTTTTACTAGAATgatttgaaataactttttaaaagatgttGTACAATTTGATTGATAAACCATCCAGGTCCAGGGCTGTATGAAAAGATAAAGCTATGAaaattgttttataaataaagtggAGACTAACTTGTAGGTCTTGTGGAGTTCCATGACCTTCTCCTCTAGCTCTTTGGTCTGGTTGGGTGCAAAGCGCAGTTCGCTGATGTAGTCGCTGCCCAGTTCTTCAGGGTCATAGTCTCCCAGTTCAGACTGCACTGCGTAGGAACCCAGTACTGTGTGGGTGGCGAAGGAGCAGGGCAGGCGACCTGAAACCACATCATCTCTAAGCTGCAGGCACAGATAGTACCtgtgtgaggaagaagagacacAATACaaatcagtaaaacattttgtctggaTTTCCTTGAAAGCCTATCAGTGGTATTTAATGTCACTGCATGcacataattaattattttccctTTTAAACTACATTTTTAGGCATCAAATCAATTAAACTAAAGCTTAAAAACCCACAATTGCATTACTAACTCACCTTGTGATATCCTCAGTGAGCTGGGAGGGATCTGGGGGGTAAAACTTTACGTTGAATGCAAAGTTCCAAGGACCAGCTGAGACATAGAAAAGACATTGAATTATTAAAAGCAGCACTTTCGAGGTGATACACCACATTTAATCAATTCACTGGATTCAGGAGGATATGAGACTTACTCCTTATCTGCTTCTTCAGTTCCTTGGAGGGGTCCAGCCAATTCTGCAACAGACaaccacagacaaaaacattcatCATCACCACTTTATGAGCATATTACTAACGACTGAAGTTCCTAAGTCGGACATTCTGGCTGTCTGAGAATGTTTAGCAGAGTCATCATATAATTTCCCTACATAAGGACTTTAGGAAAGTTTTAGTCAGTCTGGTTTCAATGTGGATGCATTTTACTCCACTAACTTTAATTTGAGGGTTGTCCCTAATATGACAGTTAAGATGATAGTTTGCTGAAGTACCTTCTGGTTCTCTACATCTTTGTGTGTGATTCCGAAGTAGTCTCTCTCCAGCAGATTGAGGTGATCGCATACTTTGTCAAAGAGCACTTGTCCCCTGGCTCGTTTCTgtgacagggaaaaaaaaacattcagcattCAGTACTGTCatataataaaaaactgaaagcaGTGGGAATATAAGAAAGAGTGATCAGACTGAGTTTTCTTTAGAAATCTCAGGCCGTTTGCTGgtaataattaaatgaaaattaacTCTAGATTAATTTTTGCAGTGCATCAACGTGACATCTTTTCAATTACAATAAGAGCGTGATGACACAGCACTTTACACTGCTGCTTAACGGAGATCTCTCTGCACAGGCAATGCCCAGAGGTATTGCAGCCGCTTTCGACCAGGTGGGCAACTCTGGATCAATTCATTCCCTCTGTATAAAGAAGAATTTTACAACAAACACACCTTTAAATTCCTGAGCTCAAGGTGAACCTCAGTTAAGTGAAGGCTTAGCAACGATCCAGTGCACATCACTGACCTGGAGCCGGATGTCATCAGCTGGAGCTGTGTCACTTCAGACTCATTTGGCTCGGCTCACACGGGATATTTTAAGGTCTGAGTTGCCACAACACAGACGCCTCCAGCCAAAGCCAGCTCCTCATGTCTGATACGCTGAGAGCCACTGCCACATTTGAGCAGCAGGAGTCACAACGCACCGCCGCATCTGTCAGATTCACATGTCAGGCACAGTATTGCCTGACATGGATAAACACACATCTGGCAGGGATTTTAAACAGATGCAGACCAATATAGTCTTCAACACGTGGTTGATTTGTGCGATTGTCTACATGCACAACATTCTCTTTATGAGAAAACTCCAGGGTATGTGCGTGATTTGAAGAGAGCTATAAAGCTGCTGTTGGCAGCGAGTTAATCCTATCAGAACATCTCAGATGGAATTAGCAGAGTCATGTCAGACTATTGCTGCCTTGCTGTGACAAGCAGCTTTTCACTGCAACACTTAACTCTGGCTTTTAATGACagagcctccacacacacaagacagaagGTTCGGCAAATCTCTGTTTAGGCTCAGTCACAGAGTAGTCTGAGAGAAACAGCTCCAGTAACCAGACTGAATGTTAGGGCTGCAACAGATTCCACTGACTGATCTGGTTGTTGAGGAAAATGGAAACAGCAAGAAGCTGGAAGGAAAATTGATGTCATATTGAACAGCGACTGGAGATTCATAATGACCTTATGGAAAAGGAACTTACATCACCAAACCATGATTTAAAACTTGTTATACAACTAGTAACTATTTCCATCATGTATTTATCTGCagaccattttttaaaatcatttgctttataaaatcctgctgacaaacaaacaaccaaacaaactaacaaaaagaCGACGGGGAATGTGTAACCTCATCAGCGGCGATAATGATATTACTGATTAACagattatcaaaatagttgcaGATTAACCAACATTGACTGGCATGCATTGCCATGTAGTTTTTAAGGCAGGATTAAAATGTGTATCTAAACTCAAATGAGTCTGTGAtagataacaacaacaacaacaaagtgaGGCGTGGGAttccccccccaccctctaCAGAGAAATAACAGCCTCTGAAGTGAAGCGGAGGAGGTTCAGTCACAGTAAATGATAGGAAACGATTATGCCGGGACATTTGAGTTGAGCTGGAAAACTACAAGGTCAGGGggataaaaatgtcaaatcctGACATTTCTGGATCAGTTTAAATGGgtttgggggagggggaggaatcCCTGGCAGTTCTGTAAAGGATCCTCTGACCTTAATTGTATCACTGTGTCAAACATCATACACTGACCTGCCACAGCTCAGGTCCGCTGAGGTTTTACTTACCCTCTTCGGACACTTTCATACTGATCTTTTCTATTTTCAGGAAAACAGCATGGATGATGGATGTTCATGTTTGTTCCTTAATGGTTGCTATGACAACTCCTCTGGGAAGCAGGCAGCTGACCAGCTGTTATTTGTTGTAATTTGCTTTTGTATTGTTatggatgtttttcttcatgaaaCCCTTTCAGTCGGTATTAGTAATATACACATGAAGACACTGGTACTGTGACTTCAGGTATCAGGATCAGTCGTGTATGATTCCCGCCTCGTGCACCATCACTGCATCATTAGCACAGCTTGATTCTGTGATATTGcgctaataaaaaaaaaaaaaggattcagTCACAACCACGATTTGCTGAAGGGTCCTTGGAAGGTCTGAactgaaatgtaatcagttatcaggtttgttttttgcatatttaaacacattgagaaAGGAGAAGCAGTTGATTAATGACTTGCTTGTTTAATGATAAATGGCTTAAAATATTAACTGCTTATCAGACTTAATAGAGACAGTGAGTACCAAGCACCAGCCtgataaaaaacatattgttaaattaagaatgtgtttgtgattatGTTTccagtttctgtctctgctggatCCATTGTCTCACATTCCCTCTAATGACCTCTGCTCCAAGGTTATAAGTATTCCTCATCTAATGGTCGCCAGTGTCTGGAAACAATGAGCGAGACCCAGGTAGCCCTGGCAGGACAGCAGGACTGGAGATTACAAGATGAAATTAGATTCTTATAATGTAAGATGTCATTAAGACATGAATACAAACTTAACAGTGATGTTTACAtttcttcagtgtgtttttgtaaatcaCACATTATCAGAGAGTAGTCTGATTACCTTAAGGATAAGCCCCTTGAGAAATATAATCTTGCTTTAAAGGAGAGTTCCAATAGATTAAATTATAATTAGATAATAAGGTTGTTGTGCATATACAGTTAAAGCTCAACTGCAGGATTACATAGTTAATGGCATCTAGTTTATACTCCATATCTGCACGATAATAAAATCAATATCGTGTTCTCAACGAAATTGAAATCATCACTCAAAAGGctaattattgattaaatgcTCATACCGTTTAAGCTGATTCACTTAGATAATTGAAGAATCGTGACTCgtaatttataaaatataagacatttttttgtgtttttcatttgctcataaataacaaacaacatGAGGGAACATCTAACTCACATGAAGTTACTATCtactatgttttttttacaatatcagTTTACaaattgatatttgatatttattttaattatattatcCAGCCAGTAAAAGCAGTTGGTAGATGGAGATGCAGCCATATCGGCCAGGGTCTGATTCACATACATACTATCATCAGTTATATTAGATGTAGTTTAAGGGAAAGCATTAGCACATCTCTCTGAGCAAAATCCTTTCAAATCAGCAGCACTGGAGAAACACAAAGGAACAAGTTGCCCACATTGTCCCTCATTTCCAGCTCCTTGTCCTTAAGAATCCTTCTCTGGCCTCAGTGGGACATCAAAAAATGCTGCCAACGCAAAGTCAGTGACACTGATTCCCTCCAACAAATGCTCCTGAGTCACGGTCAGAACGCCTCACCTCACCGCCACCACCAAAAACAGTGGGATTATCTTTCTATCCAAACCCCTGGTGGGAAGGAATCTGCTCAGAGGAGACCCGAGAAGAAAGGTCTGGTTCTTTACTTCAGCCCGCACACATTATTGGGAAAAGTAGAAAAGTTGAAAGCCACACAACCCTGAGAAAAGGCTCCACTTTGTATTGTTACGAAGAAAGAGTGAAATGTCAGGTGAGTTCACTGGTCAGATTTCTTTTTGAATTCATGCATTTCTGAGAAAGAAAGACTGTTTGAAGGCAGTAAGCAGCTACTATGttcaaacaaatgcatttacaacaataacaacGCCTCTTTGACTGACTGTGGTGTCGTGTTTGATAAGCGTGAACACTGGAAATAATTACTCAAGGCTACATATGCTGTTATTTGAcacaataataaatgtaaatccTAAAGAATACATAAGATATGCActgtcctaacatatcacagcTTTACTCTGGTGACCACTCTGTTTTGATGCAACTAAATCTAGGTCAATGAACATTCTATTTTTAATATGACCATTTTGTTTAATTGTCCAGACTCCAGCCCAGAAACTGATGCAACCATTCATCACCTCACCCTGCTCTTTCATTCTAACCCTGTATGATCAACAACCAACTCATGCtccatttctcctcctcatAAACATCCCACCGCAGTATTTAACTTCTCCACATTATGATAAAAGCAACACTGCTGGGATGTTGAGGTTGCAAGCTTCGTATTTACAACACAAAGGCATGTATTTTTCAGTGTGTCGGTTCTCTTTCCCTCACAGGATTTATTTCTGGATCATGGATGAGCTTTGAAGTACCAACTAAACAGCTAAAGAGCTgttacgtaaaaaaaaaaaaaaaaaagactgcagGGAAGAAGctttggaggaaaaacaaatcccCCGAAGCAATTTGGCACAATGCAAATGCACAGTGAAATCCATGAAATCCCTGTTTCTAAGAAGCACTGCtaaaaaagaagattttttattctattttgttACAGCAGGGCCAAGTGTCACAGGACTGATATTTGGAGGAATCCAGAAACAAACTCTCAGGGGTTTCATCTCCTTAGAAAACTGTCTTTGTGGAACACGTGTATTCGAATATACATGTTTGAAAATAATCTCCCACCGCTCTATCTAAAGGAAAGAGCTTATACATCAATTCAGACTGAACCAGCACTTATTCACctttaacaaaaagaaaatgcttcagtcttttttaaatgttctaaaTGGTGACATCTTCAGATTAGTAGTGAATCCGCAGATGGAATGCTACGTTTTCTAATAATGGGTGATCATGCGTGATTTTTCAAGTGTTAAATGCAACACCTTTCGAAATACACCGCTGATGAAACAAACTGAGATTAAATAATCACACAGTACCCACCTCCACATCGAGTGTGAAGTCCGAGCCATCGAGCAGGGAGACTTTGCACTGCATGATCTTCACCTTCTTCACTCCTCTCAATGGAGACTTGGACAGACGACTGATGGATGACCTGTGGGATTCCTGgtcctcttcctgctgctcctgaGACAAAGGGATCAAGTGCAATATAACATCAATGAGTACATAAGGTTTGTATGGACTCTGTGTCTATTTCACTGGATGACTAAAAGAATTCTGATCAAGGCTTAAATGATTTTTGACTGGACGTGTTCAGACATGAAATTAGAAATACTATCTGTACACCATTTTCTTACCTAACTGCCTCAGACTGACCTAAACGTATTTTAATGTAGCTGTCTTTGACAAAACCACCAGTGCTGTCACATGTCCAAAACCTAAAAATAACAACGGGGACCCTGAGTGAATGTAATCAGGTCCCACTGAGAGGACCTAGAGGTGTACCGCCATTTTGTCTTTAA from Paralichthys olivaceus isolate ysfri-2021 chromosome 16, ASM2471397v2, whole genome shotgun sequence includes these protein-coding regions:
- the LOC109642618 gene encoding band 4.1-like protein 3 isoform X21 encodes the protein MTTESGTDSEAKQPQENKETEKGKAKAAASQQSQAAAEPSSPQNQPEQLPAAVGHSTPARKEQEQQEEDQESHRSSISRLSKSPLRGVKKVKIMQCKVSLLDGSDFTLDVEKRARGQVLFDKVCDHLNLLERDYFGITHKDVENQKNWLDPSKELKKQIRTGPWNFAFNVKFYPPDPSQLTEDITRYYLCLQLRDDVVSGRLPCSFATHTVLGSYAVQSELGDYDPEELGSDYISELRFAPNQTKELEEKVMELHKTYKGMTPAEAEIHFLENAKKLSMYGVDLHHAKLVGSLYESLAPALGEDSEGVEIMLGVCASGLLIYRDRLRINRFAWPKILKISYKRNNFYIKIRPGEFEQFESTIGFKLPNHRAAKRLWKVCVEHHTFFRLVSPEAPPKKFLSLGSKFRYSGRTQAQTRRASSQIIRPAPLFERSASKRYNMSLSLDGAPIMENHETLMKDTAADGAAKVIAKGDIITTVTTEKKAEEEKAEQEDTAMDEADTLEPTATTPLRHDTKYSPCVYTTDPLRSELSLPSSPVSSTKVRRRRRENVRKRASSVSPAKNGNGCRRRQAHADRKAALLQEQALLLSARKQRLEQGKSRGGTLFSFSLHLPDLSSMLDEDGYLTFPDLSEMRFLPECAQNFLPIKSPSLIPCFLFIFFFLLSTSFSVPYALTLSFPLALCLCYLEPKAASLTASIAQGYHDHDSSEEEEVCTDSEQTDFAFDGEMTATESEAEDDSEMRTQDTEPPAEMVKHQTNISELKRSFLETGDSTPGLTEWEKRLSSSPAHSPRADEAPMIEPLELQDTKDEPPAGEDTKEEMEPKATEAPADPEQKTVLATETEEGPAESTGPTSLENSEVGTKEMPVVHTETKTITYEAAEVDTNGDADPGVLLSAQTITSETTSTTTTTHITKTVKGGVSETRIEKRIVITGDAEIDHDQALAQAIKEAKEQHPDMSVTKVVVHKETEITPEEGEEED
- the LOC109642618 gene encoding band 4.1-like protein 3 isoform X2, whose translation is MTTESGTDSEAKQPQENKETEKGKAKAAASQQSQAAAEPSSPQNQPEQLPAAVGHSTPARKEQEQQEEDQESHRSSISRLSKSPLRGVKKVKIMQCKVSLLDGSDFTLDVEKRARGQVLFDKVCDHLNLLERDYFGITHKDVENQKNWLDPSKELKKQIRTGPWNFAFNVKFYPPDPSQLTEDITRYYLCLQLRDDVVSGRLPCSFATHTVLGSYAVQSELGDYDPEELGSDYISELRFAPNQTKELEEKVMELHKTYKGMTPAEAEIHFLENAKKLSMYGVDLHHAKLVGSLYESLAPALGEDSEGVEIMLGVCASGLLIYRDRLRINRFAWPKILKISYKRNNFYIKIRPGEFEQFESTIGFKLPNHRAAKRLWKVCVEHHTFFRLVSPEAPPKKFLSLGSKFRYSGRTQAQTRRASSQIIRPAPLFERSASKRYNMSLSLDGAPIMENHETLMKDTAADGAAKVIAKGDIITTVTTEKKAEEEKAEQEDTAMDEADTLEPTATTPLRHDTKYSPCVYTTDPLRSELSLPSSPVSSTKVRRRRRENVRKRASSVSPAKNGNGCRRRQAHADRKAALLQEQALLLSARKQRLEQGKSRGGTLFSFSLHLPDLSSMLDEDGYLTFPDLSEMRFLPECAQNFLPIKSPSLIPCFLFIFFFLLSTSFSVPYALTLSFPLALCLCYLEPKAASLTASIAQGYHDHDSSEEEEVCTDSEQTDFAFDGEMTATESEAEDDSEMRTQDTEPPAEMVKHQTNISELKRSFLETGDSTPGLTEWEKRLSSSPAHSPRADEAPMIEPLELQDTKDEPPAGEDTKEEMEPKATEAAGYLVKYVADSIVTDGATSSGPHGISLSTTMDDDVFMDGTLREVEEKTPDSQDEVSERSALKVSPGAVRQEVSQAIIDKKGTLIILKEDRLDTEGSEMSILGEKEEPVVPGEPEAQEKDSLSSSIETETIKEDSAVVIEAQMTVVKTLSPKIDVKADDMTQNKGIDSPKKAMASWISEEVKIEASEVISVSAEEVKEVMKCDSLQQKAEFFTFEEVVQTEQSKSIFTQNSIPESSTTTIAVSTLGWVSSSQKAPADPEQKTVLATETEEGPAESTGPTSLENSEVGTKEMPVVHTETKTITYEAAEVDTNGDADPGVLLSAQTITSETTSTTTTTHITKTVKGGVSETRIEKRIVITGDAEIDHDQALAQAIKEAKEQHPDMSVTKVVVHKETEITPEEGEEED
- the LOC109642618 gene encoding band 4.1-like protein 3 isoform X23, whose product is MTTESGTDSEAKQPQENKETEKGKAKAAASQQSQAAAEPSSPQNQPEQLPAAVGHSTPARKEQEQQEEDQESHRSSISRLSKSPLRGVKKVKIMQCKVSLLDGSDFTLDVEKRARGQVLFDKVCDHLNLLERDYFGITHKDVENQKNWLDPSKELKKQIRTGPWNFAFNVKFYPPDPSQLTEDITRYYLCLQLRDDVVSGRLPCSFATHTVLGSYAVQSELGDYDPEELGSDYISELRFAPNQTKELEEKVMELHKTYKGMTPAEAEIHFLENAKKLSMYGVDLHHAKLVGSLYESLAPALGEDSEGVEIMLGVCASGLLIYRDRLRINRFAWPKILKISYKRNNFYIKIRPGEFEQFESTIGFKLPNHRAAKRLWKVCVEHHTFFRLVSPEAPPKKFLSLGSKFRYSGRTQAQTRRASSQIIRPAPLFERSASKRYNMSLSLDGAPIMENHETLMKDTAADGAAKVIAKGDIITTVTTEKKAEEEKAEQEDTAMDEADTLEPTATTPLRHDTKYSPCVYTTDPLRSELSLPSSPVSSTKVRRRRRENVRKRASSVSPAKNGNGCRRRQAHADRKAALLQEQALLLSARKQRLEQGKSRGGTLFSFSLHLPDLSSMLDEDGYLTFPDLSEMRFLPECAQNFLPIKSPSLIPCFLFIFFFLLSTSFSVPYALTLSFPLALCLCYLEPKAASLTASIAQGYHDHDSSEEEEVCTDSEQTDFAFDGEMTATESEAEDDSEMRTQDTEPPAEMVKHQTNISELKRSFLETGDSTPGLTEWEKRLSSSPAHSPRADEAPMIEPLELQDTKDEPPAGEDTKEEMEPKATEAPADPEQKTVLATETEEGPAESTGPTSLENSEVGTKEMPVVHTETKTITYEAAEVDTNGDADPGVLLSAQTITSETTSTTTTTHITKTVKGGVSETRIEKRIVITGDAEIDHDQE